In Zingiber officinale cultivar Zhangliang chromosome 1A, Zo_v1.1, whole genome shotgun sequence, a genomic segment contains:
- the LOC122038250 gene encoding protein TWIN LOV 1-like, translating into MLAVLTAPAIGRRADSTSLSPLTSLTELMDPSLRLPVEQSLAARYSEWVAEALDEIQGCFLITDPGIAGHPIVFASRGFLAMSGYSLEEVLGRNGRIFQGAATDRRSVMEIREAIREERTLQISLLNYRKDGTPHWILFHLFPVFGVEDGRVAHFVAVQVPIPRRSRCLRSSAENRHEGGTGRFLVACRNEFRSDYKLGCNPVVELFVDVDNRGLEAEESRHATEQEKEKACDAANSILSTLAHYSKLTGRVISDKRRSEAGISAINSSLVISLGRIKQSFVLTDIQLPQMPIVYASDEFLNLTGYSRHEVLGRECWFLNGPDTDADVLHQIRQSIQAEHSCTVRLLNYRKDRSSFWNLFHISPVRNASGKIAFYVSVQMDENAKSNEHGLSPHMRQLGVVGAVKVAVRSLSMCAGPSRR; encoded by the exons ATGTTGGCGGTCCTGACGGCTCCGGCGATCGGACGTCGGGCCGACAGCACATCGCTGTCCCCGCTGACGTCGTTGACGGAGCTCATGGATCCCTCGCTTCGTCTTCCCGTAGAGCAGTCACTCGCCGCTCGGTACTCCGAATGGGTAGCGGAGGCTCTCGACGAGATCCAGGGTTGCTTCCTCATCACCGACCCTGGCATCGCCGGCCACCCCATCGTGTTCGCCAGCCGGGGGTTCCTTGCCATGTCCGGGTACTCGCTCGAGGAGGTGCTCGGCCGGAACGGCCGGATCTTCCAGGGAGCTGCCACCGACAGGCGGTCGGTGATGGAGATTAGGGAGGCGATACGGGAGGAGCGGACGCTCCAGATTAGCTTGCTTAATTACAGAAAGGACGGGACGCCGCATTGGATACTCTTCCACCTCTTCCCGGTATTTGGAGTGGAGGACGGCAGGGTCGCCCACTTCGTGGCGGTCCAAGTGCCGATCCCGAGGCGATCGAGGTGCTTGAGATCTTCGGCGGAGAATAGGCATGAGGGAGGGACGGGAAGGTTCCTCGTGGCTTGCCGGAACGAGTTCCGATCGGACTACAAATTGGGTTGTAACCCAGTTGTTGAATTGTTTGTGGACGTCGACAACAGAG GATTGGAAGCTGAGGAGTCACGCCATGCAACCGAGCAAGAGAAGGAGAAGGCATGCGATGCTGCCAACAGCATCCTTTCTACTCTGGCTCACTATAGCAAGCTGACAGGAAGAGTGATCAGCGACAAAAGACGCAGTGAGGCAGGCATTTCTGCTATCAACTCATCCCTTGTTATATCTCTTGGTAGAATCAAACAGAGTTTTGTATT GACTGATATTCAGTTGCCTCAGATGCCCATTGTCTATGCTAGTGACGAGTTCTTAAACCTGACAG GTTATTCCAGACATGAAGTTTTGGGACGCGAATGTTGGTTCTTGAACGGACCTGATACAGATGCAGATGTTTTACATCAG ATTAGGCAGAGCATTCAGGCTGAGCATTCTTGCACAGTTCGTCTTCTAAACTATAG GAAGGATAGAAGCTCGTTCTGGAATTTATTTCATATTTCACCTGTGAGAAATGCATCTGGCAAG ATAGCGTTTTACGTTAGTGTTCAAATGGACGAGAATGCAAAGAGCAATGAGCATGGTTTGAGTCCACACATGAGGCAGCTTGGTGTTGTGGGTGCAGTCAAGGTTGCTGTCAGAAGTTTATCGATGTGTGCCGGTCCTTCAAGGCGATGA